TGCAAAGAGAAGGATTGAGGGAAATATTTTctaacatccacactgctatttttagggcactagctcaagcagagctagtgaaTCTATCCAGGGCACAAGACACACTCCCAGCCTGGTGTAGATAGACCCTtagccttccccccgcccctccttcaAGCTGAGAGCATGAAGTATAGCCCCATATTTCCTCCTCCACTtctaattctctctctctgtttccctcCCAGCTCTCTGTAAAAAGAAACAAGACAGGCGAAAAACAGAAGCAGAAAGAGTGATTAAAGCCAGAGGGTAGAAAAGTAGCCCAGAGAGTAACTGTGTCTCGGAGTCAACAGCCAGCTCCTAATTCTCAAGCCAAGTGAAGGATGGACCCTCTGGATCAtttcccccagcctcctccccctcggTGCTTTCCTTTCAGAGCCTCACCTATCCTGATTATGGAAAAAGTGCTGGTGGCTTTTTACTCTTTTCCTTTTGTCTTATTATTGTTTGTCTTTTGTGTTTCATTATTTGCCTTTGCATATAgctcactaagggcttggctacactggagagttgcagtgctggtggtggctttacagcgctgcaactcactcaccgtccacactggcaaggcacatacagcgctgtatctccctggctacagtgctggttgtactccacctcgacctGGGGAATAATGACTATAGCGCTGCTggtgcagcgctgctccgccagtgtggccaccaaaagcactgttattggcctccagaggtattcggaggtatcccagaatgcctgttcagccactctgctcatcagttcgaactctactgccctggcctcaggtgaccaagcattagacctgccctttaaatgccccaggaattttataaatctccttcctgtttgctcagccaggtgtgtaGTGCAaccagtgaatctttccaggtgaccatggctccacgtggcaaacgagccccagcatggagcagtagcgagttgctggacctcatcagtgtttggggggaggaagctgtgcagtcccagctgcgctccagtgtaggaattacgatacctatgggcagatatcaagggccatgaccgggatgcgctgcagtgcagggttaaagtgaaggagctgcggagtgcctactgcaaagcccatGAGGGAAACCGccactccggcgctgcccccacgacctgccgtttttacaaagagctggacgcgatacttgggggtgaccccacctccactccgaggaccacgatggacacttcagagcggggggagaaggagggggaggaggaggaggaaagcgagagtgagggtactggggtgggaggagacaccccggagtcccaggaggcatgcagccaggagctattctcaagccaggaggaaggtagccagacGCAGCAGCttgtacttggtggaggacaaacagaggagcgggtttccggtaagcggcttttattttcaggattgaAATTTtttgggagaggaaggggggttagggctgcatgcatgcatgcctagatgcggcatagcgcattgatgtggtctatcatgtcACGGTAAttggcctcggtaatctcttcaaaagtttcagtcagagtgtgggcaatgcgcttgtgcaggtttcttgggggagccactgtggtccttgtcccagtcaggctaacgcgtccgcgccactgtgctgtgaggggtggggagaccattgcaagacacaggcaagctgcacaggggccagggcagaatccgcattgcagtatcatagaatcatagaattcaagatcagaagggaccattatgatcatctagtctgacctcctgcaagatgcaggccacataagccgatccacccactcctttagcaagcgaccatgcttcggaggaaggcgaaaaacctccagggccactgccaatctaccctgggaggttttcagcctcaaattcctccctcaaggcatccctaatccttgcagccctgtgctgggcctctttagtagccctgctctctggctgtgcaaattcagcatccaggcgttgaacctcggaggtccatgcctgactgaatctttcacccttcccttcgcaaatattatggagggtacagcacgcggatataaccgcggggatgctgctttccccccaagtccagcttcccatacagagatcgccagcgcccctttaaatggccaaaagcacactccacagtcattcggcaccggctcagcctgtagttgaaccgttccttgctgctgtcaaggctccctgtttacggtttcatgagccacagcattaacgggtaagcggggtctccaaggatcacaatgggcatttcgacgtcccctactgtgatcttctggtctgggaaaaaagtcccggcctgcatcttcctgaacaggccagtgttccgaaagatgcgtgcatcatgcacctttccgggctagcctgtgttaatgtcaatgaaacgcccacggtgatccacaagcgcctggagaaccatggagaaataccccttccgattaatgtactcggaagCTAGGTGGGGTgatgccagaataggaatatgcgtcccatctatcgcccctccacagttagggaaacccatttgggcaaagccatccacaatgtcctgcacgttccccagagtcatggttcttcttagcaggatgcaattaatggccctgcaaacttgcatcaacacgattccaacggttgactttcccactccaaactggttcccgaacgatcggtagctgtctggagttgccagcttccagattgcaatagccacccgcttctccaccggcaaggcagctctcaatcttgtgtccttacgctgcagggtgggggcgagctcagcacacagtcccatgaaagtggcttttctcatccaaaagtcctgcagccactgctcgtcatcccagacttccatgatgtgatctcaccactcactgcttgtttcccgagcccaaaagcagcattccacagtgctgagcatgtctgtgaatgccacaagcaattttgtGTCGTACGCATTACGCGACTCGCTATCATcgttggactcctcactgtcactttggatcttaaggaatagctcaactgccaaacgtgatgtgctggcgagactcgtcagcatactcctcagcagttcgggctccatttcccacagaaatcgcgctgcacagaaaccgttgaaagaggcaagatggcgccaaatgtggatggaaaaacagggattgctgggatgtgaagtgatgcatcacggggcgttgggacaggaagcagaatgacccgcaccctccacccccttcccacaacccacagcgccagaatgggaagaggtgctctgtgggatagctgcccataatgcaccactcccaacaccactgcaaatgtggccacactgcagcgctttccctacacagctgtacgaagacagctttaactcccagcgctgcacacctgcaagtgtagccaaaccctaaggGTATAAGAGACAGAGGAAAAGTGCCTCTGATCAGTGAGATGAGAAATAAAGGGTCTGATCCAACATTTAAGTCAGTTATTACATTTAGCTTCTCCACTGACCAGTGACAAGATTCATAATATTAAACACCTtgaagagaatttaaaaaaaggtgaccatttttttcaCGAGATCAGGGTCTATGCACGTGAAGTGGTGACAGATGCATGTTAATAGGTACAGCAGTCTCTCCTACACAGACTAAGTTTGCACATTTTATTGATCTGCCTTTGTGGAACCAGAAGGGGTTACATGCTAACAAAATAAGTTGTGTTCATATTTAATTTTCTGTGTTACACCTAAAAGTTTTACCCTTAACTGTTTTAAAAGTTAATAAAAAACACCAAGGAGACCATTTTCCAAGTGTGGGTGGCTAACTGTAGGCATAGGCAGCCTAGTAGCATAGACAACAGTGGGACTCTATGGGTTTTCAACTAGCATTATATGAGCAATACTTCAACTCCAGCAATTATAATTCCTCCATAAAATGCATACATCAACAGGCTGATTCCAATATCATGGGCTCACCTGATGATTTTATTGAAGAAATGTATGAAATCCCATTGTGCTGTTGATTATCACTGATTTCCAGAGCTGAAGTTATTACAGGTTTTGGCCTGAATTCATGCTTAGGACGACTAGATGCTCCATTTATTctgaaacacagagaaagttTGGCATGAGATTTAATTCTGGAAGGCAACAGGAGCTTTGGAGCTTCTACTTGGATTAGGTGCTTTAACAACTGAAGGAcagatggatttaaaaaaataaaaatacagtttgTAATTTCTTCACCCAGAACTGCTCGACTCCAATGTAACATTTCAGAAAGTCTCTACTTCTACCCAGTTTTATAGCTGTGTTGACTGGGGCACAAAgcctgactttcaaaagtgctgaggacCCACAGCTACCATTGAGTTCAGTACATGCTCTGGATGATGAGCACTCCTGAAACTCAGGCTACAAAATGACATGTGCAGAAAGCAGCCAGTAAGCCAATGATGAGTCAGACCATTTAGAACCCAGATCCTTGTTGGTTCTAACTATGAGAGCATAAAGCATAACTATGAGTGgtagttttttttcccttttgctcCATTAGTATCACACAAAGTCTCTGTGACCAATGAACACATCACACCAGAACTGTGCTCCTAGCTAGCAATTTCGTGATGCATTGTAGGATTTTATGTGTACAACTATCATGATAAATAGGTCAGTTTTTTAACAAGGCTTCCAAAAATGTGTCGTAGAAAACATACGGCCATGTCTGTTTGTATGCACAAAACCCACCAGTAAATGGAGAAGCTCCTGATTAATTCCTGTATATGTGGGTGTGGGGGTTGGCACGAGCACAGAAGTATGTATCCATAAGTTTTAAGGTCAGATTTCATTAAAGAGAGGGATGTGAACTCTTAAAGGCCTACAGTGCATCAAGAAGTGACAGCTTGCAAGAGTTTGAGGTGGTTAAGTTCACTGAGATTCAGAGATGTAACAAATGACTATGAATATAAAAAGATGCATCCGTGAGGCATCTGTGAGATGCTGATGCTTCTGAACTGCAGCTCAACATCATACTCCCGAATGTTAGCTCCAAAAGATGTTGAGAATTCTCTGATCAGGTTTATTCTTACCGGTTTTGCAGTGTGCTCTGCAGTTCCTCCAGAATTTCTGTGGACTGTTTATGGTAGTCTAATGCTGCTTCTATAAATACTGCCAACTGGCTAACTTGCTCTACCTAAAGTATAAAGTAGAAAATGACTTTAAGGAGTCTGCGTGCCAGCTATGGAATCAACTATAAGGGTTATAAACAGACAATAATAAGCCCGGTTAAAAACACTCAAAATAGACCAGGTATCTCATAAGATCTTGGGATCTTACAAGGTGATAGTTCTATATAGTAAGGATTTGACATAGCCTGCAATGAGCTCTATGTAGGCAGAGCCCTGTGACTGTGCTGAGCCCCAGGGAGTCttactgcaggatcaggaccataaTACAGGGCATGTTCTCGTGTCCATAATGGGGCTTATTCAAACGAAGTAACTTGATCAAATATATGTATGTTTTCCCCTAACTTAACTGGGAAATATTCTGAAACAGACAAGGACAAGATCCCATTTCTGGTAGCAGTGGTTTTCAGATCAATGAGATCTGGCTAAGTGAGGTTATGCCATATCTTATTACACAGTCCATTAATGTTGTTTTTAATTGCTTTAGCCCACAAACTGCAGTCCTGAAAAGGTCCAGACTTATCTCACTAGGTGGCAGCATTTATAAACTGATAAATAAAGTGTTATTTATTGGCTCAGATTTAAAAATTGCAGCTAATTGTTCCAGAATCTGTATAttgaaatgggggagggaggagggaaacacCATTCTCTCATGCagtcacaaaaatattttaaaaaatggtaaaaaTACCCACAACACAAACTGGCCAATCCAAGAATAGCACTCTGATAAAGTAgtatttattttctcttctctcattcttttttttcttaaatacatGACATTTAGACAATGAGCTCCAATAAAGTGAAAAACAACATATCACACGCTCAGGCCTTTACTGGGTCTGATCAGGAGAATGTGTCTGGGTAGATTTGTTAAGATTAAATTATTGTTTGTGTTGAATATTTTATCTGTTTTTTCCTACTCAAAGTGTTTACTGAAAACTCTGCTAGAACCCTAATGAAGCAAAACATTGCCACACAATATACGTAATTTAAATACAcagagtcagatcctcagctggtgtaaactgatgtagctctactgaagtcaagagaccaacaccagctgaggatctggcacaaaATTTTTTCATTTTACAAGACTTCACATATGCATTTCAATACATATATAGACATTCCTGCCAGTCCCTCCCACTATGGTTCAAACACTAACCTAAATGGCCACAGCTGCTGCACTAATTTAGACATAATTTCCTGATGTACCTGCATGCTAAGCAAACTCTGACCCTGAGTAAGGCCCAGATGAACAAATTTTGTGCAGGGGACATGCATAGGGATAGTGGGGACAGAATCCTCCCTTCCAAAACAGCAGCAAGATATTCAGTATGAGCTCAGCTACTCCATGACTGCTGTTACTGCTAGCTGTCTGTAGTAGTGCATGTATCCCTGCACATGGGCTTTGCCTAGTTGTGAGCATGGGGTCACGATCCTGCCAGTTTCCTCCCTCCCACAAACTTTCCACATTCACAGCCCCCGAGTGTGCTGCTCCATAgtgcagggttctggagtcccctTACATGGCTCTGCAGCACATCCCTTTCTAAGCCACAGATCCATAGCTGCTTCTCTGCTTTTTGGTCTTTGCACATCTGGGAAGGAGAGGAGATGATTTATCCTATCACACGTACAAACTCTCCCTTCTGTGCGCGCTGCAGGATTTGCAGCAGCACAACAGACTTACATCATTTTCTAAAAAGTTGAACATGCTTCTTTCTGCCAGCTCCTTTGACTCTTCAAATTTTTCAACTGCTTGTTTAACTTCTTCATCTGGGATCTTCCCTAAACGCTTCTTTTTATAGTCATAATCCAAACGACGGCCTTCTAGTTTCTTCAGATGATGCTAAATTAGAGAAAATGTTTCCCATGAGATCAAATGGAGACAAACCCAAACAAGCATGTTGTGATTGTATCATAACGAAAAACGTACTTACAATTATACTTATTCATATATGAAATTTAAAATTGTACAGACATCAAGAAGCACCATATGTGAACATTGAGAATTGGCTACCTAAATTTGCTATACAAGACATCCACCTCGTGAACTTTGCTAAACATGCAAAGGCTGCAGATTGTCTAAATTAGAAGCAGGATTCAGACTAAATGTGCTTTTCTTTTACAGTTTGGCAGTAATTCTGTTCTAGCAGTTGTATTATTTGTAGTGTGACAGCTAAAATTTAAAGGGCTATTTTCTTCTCCCATTGCAGGAGGAGAACTCCAACTAACCCCTTCGTTCCTGAATTCTTTGTCAGGTATTAATCTGACACTCCTAGATAAGCAAATTGCACAAAGCGTTCCTGCCCCCAAAAATCCTGCACTTGACAAAACTCTCAAAATGGAGTGAAAGCAACTGCACAAGGTGCTTATTAAAACATGATacatgtttttttctcttttaatcaATTCAGAACAATAACTGAGAATAGAGTCATCCAGCACATGAGAAATCTGCAGCCATTGAGAGATTACTGTCTCTCTGCTCTTTAATTTGGGCACAGGTTTCTAAATCCGTTTTTGTATAAGTAAATATAACTTCAATTTCTGTTTCATCAGGGTTTTAACTTTTTTATTACTCAAGTCTATAGGAATCTAGAGGCCCAGATTTAAACTGTGCCTGGCTTTCTGGACAGTTGTTTTATCATAAGAAAATGCAATGAAAAACATTCTTCTGAAGGCTAAAAATTCATTCCCCAGTGTCCTATTTTTTGCCACAATGGTTCATGTTATTTGTCGTGCTGCTCTTTGGTCTCATATGTGCCTCACTGTTGTTGACCTAAACAACCTATATAAGTAGTCTTATTTGACTCCTTTTTAGAGCTAACTCCAGCATGGGAGAGCCAGAGGCAGGCTACTCAGTAATAGAATAGAACAGGCAACTCAAAATCAACCAGAACTAAACTGAAATAATTGACACCCGCCATGCTAACAAAACTTAATGAAATGTTATATTAAAAtaagcaacaaaaaatattaatattcatTTTCTTTACTGTCTGTTAAgcatgcagactcacccctgcggcgccacctgctggtctctcagggaattagctcgatttccagcccGCAGCTCCCTCTGCGGGCCAGTGATCCGCCACAGCTTGGccctccatgtccctcccagactggGGCCCATTTTCTCTGGGATGCTGCCCCCGGCAATACCCCAACAATCTCTGTGGGTCTCCCTTTCCCAGGGAGCCCCCACCCACTACCCCCATCtcgcctcagtctgggctactgccagtccttacctagcccccgctcactggggcagactgcagcgtaaaagccactcatcacaggcaagggggtttgacctgctgccttcttctacctcccagtacctctatgggcctggaaccaggccctgcagcctggggagtcaccagcctggagcgcccctgctcctctggctcttccccagccctgcttcactcccaggTACCTTCTtactcccctgcagccaggccagtctccctccacagctagaggagagactctgctcagcttctggctgccctggccttcttatatgTCCCAACTGCCCTGACTGGGGTGTGGCCCATGTGAAGCTCCTTTCCCAATCAGCTTGGGCTTTTTCTCCTAGTCCCTAGCCCTCTCCCAGGCTGGCTTCTATCcagtcagggctggagcgggtagCCACCCTGCTACACTGTCCTTTACTGTATTCAACTTTATTATATTGTAAATAGAGTAAAATAGGTGTGCCCATGAGCTGTATATCCTGACACTAGTTTTTAAGTAGATTTCACCACTGATTTCACAGGAGAGTGCTGCTTAAAATTTGATGGCAGAATGTACTGCATAAAAAGTTCCTGTGGATTAGGTTTCTAATGACTTTGTTTATTCATATATTTTCAATGTCATAGGGCTCACTTTTAACCTCAAAAACTCACCCCAATCTCTTTTAAGTCTTTGTCCTGTAATAACTGTAGAGGATCAATGAAGTTTTGCTTGACGTTAATATCGAGAGAGTCCTTCACCTCTGCCATCTGCTTCATGCTTTCACCAACATCCAGCAGTGCATTGCCTACAGGGAAGAACATGCTATTTATACACAGTAGATAGCACTTTATGTAAAAACACGAGACATTTTTAATTAGATAACTCTTAAAAATGTTGGCTGCAGGCCCTTTAAGATGTAGAATGCAGAATATAAGACTACACGCTTGCTCTCTTCTCCTAGAGTTTCCAGAACTAGAAAGAATTTTGTCCTAATGTTTTCCATCCTTCTCCACTACCTCTCCAAGAAAACTATTGTTGGCTTGCATTATTATCTCCACTCTTGGATTATTCAAAATGGGATACGCAGTTTCTTCTGTAGCTGCTTCTCCAGGTGGTAAGGCCCCAGAAATATCACAAGGCCAAAAGATACAGTATGTCACTTTAACATGACTAGTGTCACAGTCTAAGGGCAACTGCACATGGTCCCTCAAGGATCCCACTTAGGGTTTCGAGTTCCCacctgtcacctctcttgggcagagacccacttccctctccccagggccggctccaggcaccagcattccaagctggtgcttggggcggcaatctgcaaggggcggcagtccctgttgttttgctcccaagcagcgcgccaaattgccgccgtgACCGGCGGGGGCAGttcgtgtgcccttagggcggcacgtgcatttccgcagtggcggcaattcggcggcagcttctatgtttagctgtccgcggcggcttcagctaaacatagaagctgccgctgaattgccgccgctgcagaaacgcacctgccgccctaaggtcacacagactgcccccgccgtccatggcggcaattcggcgcgctgcttggggtggcaaaaactgtagagccggccctgcctctcccTCCACTCTGGGGGACtgaaggctgcacagctccctgtcgTACACTGTGATacccccagcaagccagtctgcctaaaggcCAGTGCCTGCACCTTGCTTTGTCTCGGAGGGCTACGAAAATTATATTGCTTGGTGTTACAAGTTACCacccagctctttctaagcaagcatatttattcttaaggtaaaagcattacagagacaaCATTAAAAACAAGAAAAGTTCCTTTAACACATGCTAAAAACTTACCAATCAGCCTTATCGGGCCCTAGTAGACCAAAGCCTTTCCAACCCTCCCACAAGGGTTGGAGCCTCTCTGGGCACAGAAGGTGCTGTCCATTtgttggatcagaaagaaggcccagAGTCAGTTCAAGTGCAGCCTTTTTATGCCAAAAATCTTTTCTTTGTTGGTCTCTGGAACACCCAGTATATACAAACATCCCCAGCAGGTGGTGCCTCTCTGGACATGTTTACAACTAAGGTTAGTCACTTAAATCACCCCccactgtttttagttcctggagaagctaagtgccactctccccccagaATCGCATAGAATCCTTGGCCCACAGGGATACATAAGCCATTCACAACCTTAATACAATATGTTCCCCCAAAGATACTGTGTGAGGTCACAATAAGTGTCACAATTAGTACCTACAAATCTGAGAACGCTTGTTCTCAGGGCAACAGATGTGCAGACAGAACAACATGAAAACAGTAAGCGATCTTTTACGTTTTATAAGTTGGAAACCAAAATGGCTAAGTTGGGTTCAAAGTACCCCAAAACAGGAATATCTTTTAGCTCAAAAATGTAATTTTACAGTATCTCAGATTCATCACAATTACTTTTCATTTGTCCCAGGGTTTAGCCAAAGCTgctattgttaaaaaaaaaattaaatatggaTTAAAAAAATCTAAGCATGTTAGTAGTGTAGCTGATTATTTGTTAAGCACATAGAACATGCTCAAGTGTGCCcatgcaaaacattttgtttgacattTCTTTTCCCCTGGCCTTGGTTCCAATTTGTATCCCCATGGCACCTGCAAATGCACAAATATACACAGCTTGTGACTGGGATTGCACCACTCACTCATTCCTGAGAGAATAAACAAACCCCAAGAGAATAACGGTGTCCTCTACAACATGTCTCACAGCCTGGAAAGCTAAGCCTTATCTTGAGTCCTAGGTCTCCAGCGCCTATCTTGTTGTTGCTCTTTCTTCTTATGTGGTACTACAGATACAAACTTACATAACGTAATACCAGCTTCCCCCTCCACACTGCTTGGGCACCAGCAGGGAAGTGCACATGTGCACGGCAGAGACTTGCtacctgctctcagttccagtgcctagccccaacccagcctggagcagccatTACAAGGAAAGTCCTTCTAAGCCCCCGTAGCCCTAGCTTGGAATATGCTCAGTCACTCTCTACGGCATGTGCTGTCTGTTCACATGTAGAAactgtgaggggatggagcatgctcagtcgcTCTGTGGGGATGGTACATGTGCAGACTTATCAGCCCTAGGTGCTGCCAGAGGCTTGAGCATGCTCAGCAgttctctactgagcatgtgcaaatggcagtttttcaaagcCTGATAACTTGGCCAAACGTAGGTTGGATTTTCCTGGGGATGGCAAGAGTCACAACCCTGAAACAAAGGCCACCACTCTGCCAAATtccaggtccctgctccaaagcacgaGGGCCCTACAACATTTCACGGAAAAGGTTGCTatgattttttaacatgggcagaaCATATTTCCACCCAGCTTCGTCCTCAGAAATGACTGAACTGTTTTGTctgaaatttaccaaaatcaGCCGGAAGCAGAtagtctgaaaaatttcagcccaaacggttgaactttggaaaagttacaagcaactgaacaCAAAGTCTTATAACGGGAATTATCAGGCAACCTTGAGATAGGCCATACTACCAGCACCACCTATAATATGATGGAACAAAAAATGCTTCAAGGCATCATATATTGTATCTATCAATATCTAATCACTCTACATTAGGCATGTAGGCTTCCATCTTGTAAGCAATAATCACATATATATAAGCAGTGTTACTCCACATACAACATATGCTGAGCCATGCACAGGGGAGCTATACAAACTCACCAAACGTAGAATCCTCCCCAAGTTCTCTGCCATACCGTAGCATACAATCCCCTAATAGCCCTTCTGTCTGGGGATATCCTGTGGTTTTAACTTGTCCCCTGATCTTCGACATAGTGTTCAGCATTCCCAGCTTGGCTCTGTATGCTTAGAAGtattataaatcatatgaaaAAAGCATCCATTTATACCAATTACAGAAAATGATGCTAAGTTACTTTAAATTATTTGATAATTTCGGTGTCTATTGGTCTGTAGATTAATGAGCATTTTGTTGCGGGAATTCAATAATTAAAGTGTGAGTGATGTTTTCATATGGGTCATATGATACTGTTCCATTCCTTGATTGGATAAGCTTAGCTCTTATAGGTTTACGGTGCGAATACTTGCTCTGAAGAGTTCAATAATCATCTTCAGTCAATATATTCTAATATTTACTGTTcccaggaagattccaactagtaAACTCCTTTACTAGAATTTTTacagaaagcaaacacaaaagttATATGAATGCCGCCAAAGGTAACTTCATGGTCTTAGTTCAGTTAACATGTACAGAACCACTTTCCCCCAGAGTATCTGCTCAGCTCCACTGGCCAAGAAACCGGGAATTAATTTTTTAGAACGGCTCTAATGTTGAATAATGCTGATTTCATTGATTTCTGTGCATGCAGTGTCAAAAGCAGACCATTATTTTTAAAGAGTTTTTCCCACTCCACTCTTAATTTTTGTCACACAATAGCCTCATAATACAATAATGGACTTGTGCTGGACATTCATGGGATTAACAACCATGGTCTCTGGCTTCATCTGGAGCCTCCCAGACAATCATTAAGCTTTGATAAGGCCTAATCCTACACTCCTTACTCAGGGAAATCCATTGAAATCTCCCTTTGGCCATGAGTCTCATAATGCACCCACCCTGGGTAGAtatctcactgaagtcattgtATAAGGAATCCAGGATCAGCCTCTGTTCTAATGAAGACAATGGAGGTCTTTCCATTGAACTGACAGTGGATGAGTCTCTTAATGCCCTGTGTCTTGAGCACATTAAATCAAGCTAATGACCAGCATCAATGTCCCTCCTTTCTCTGTTCTCAAACTGAAATTTGAAAAATCCTGTAAATGAACATCTCAATGTCTGTTATGGAGACCTAGGAGTGCTCAGAAAAGGAGATGAGGTCATTgacaaaggaagagagagagacatccTTA
The nucleotide sequence above comes from Mauremys reevesii isolate NIE-2019 linkage group 10, ASM1616193v1, whole genome shotgun sequence. Encoded proteins:
- the SH3GL3 gene encoding endophilin-A3 isoform X3, giving the protein MSVAGLKKQFHKASQLLASPYILCKPIDFVLISDGLFSEKISGAEGTKLDEDFQEMERKIDVTSKAVAELLSKSTEYLQPNPGNALLDVGESMKQMAEVKDSLDINVKQNFIDPLQLLQDKDLKEIGHHLKKLEGRRLDYDYKKKRLGKIPDEEVKQAVEKFEESKELAERSMFNFLENDVEQVSQLAVFIEAALDYHKQSTEILEELQSTLQNRINGASSRPKHEFRPKPVITSALEISDNQQHNGISYISSIKSSGSSVHMDQPCCQALYDFEPENEGELGFKEGDIITLTNQIDENWYEGMLNGESGFFPINYVEVMVPLPQ
- the SH3GL3 gene encoding endophilin-A3 isoform X2; the protein is MSVAGLKKQFHKASQLFSEKISGAEGTKLDEDFQEMERKIDVTSKAVAELLSKSTEYLQPNPAYRAKLGMLNTMSKIRGQVKTTGYPQTEGLLGDCMLRYGRELGEDSTFGNALLDVGESMKQMAEVKDSLDINVKQNFIDPLQLLQDKDLKEIGHHLKKLEGRRLDYDYKKKRLGKIPDEEVKQAVEKFEESKELAERSMFNFLENDVEQVSQLAVFIEAALDYHKQSTEILEELQSTLQNRINGASSRPKHEFRPKPVITSALEISDNQQHNGISYISSIKSSGSSVHMDQPCCQALYDFEPENEGELGFKEGDIITLTNQIDENWYEGMLNGESGFFPINYVEVMVPLPQ
- the SH3GL3 gene encoding endophilin-A3 isoform X4, producing the protein MERKIDVTSKAVAELLSKSTEYLQPNPAYRAKLGMLNTMSKIRGQVKTTGYPQTEGLLGDCMLRYGRELGEDSTFGNALLDVGESMKQMAEVKDSLDINVKQNFIDPLQLLQDKDLKEIGHHLKKLEGRRLDYDYKKKRLGKIPDEEVKQAVEKFEESKELAERSMFNFLENDVEQVSQLAVFIEAALDYHKQSTEILEELQSTLQNRINGASSRPKHEFRPKPVITSALEISDNQQHNGISYISSIKSSGSSVHMDQPCCQALYDFEPENEGELGFKEGDIITLTNQIDENWYEGMLNGESGFFPINYVEVMVPLPQ
- the SH3GL3 gene encoding endophilin-A3 isoform X1; its protein translation is MSVAGLKKQFHKASQLLASPYILCKPIDFVLISDGLFSEKISGAEGTKLDEDFQEMERKIDVTSKAVAELLSKSTEYLQPNPAYRAKLGMLNTMSKIRGQVKTTGYPQTEGLLGDCMLRYGRELGEDSTFGNALLDVGESMKQMAEVKDSLDINVKQNFIDPLQLLQDKDLKEIGHHLKKLEGRRLDYDYKKKRLGKIPDEEVKQAVEKFEESKELAERSMFNFLENDVEQVSQLAVFIEAALDYHKQSTEILEELQSTLQNRINGASSRPKHEFRPKPVITSALEISDNQQHNGISYISSIKSSGSSVHMDQPCCQALYDFEPENEGELGFKEGDIITLTNQIDENWYEGMLNGESGFFPINYVEVMVPLPQ